In one Acetobacter sp. genomic region, the following are encoded:
- a CDS encoding AbrB/MazE/SpoVT family DNA-binding domain-containing protein → METVVVRKQGNSIGITLPAETRIRLGLEVGQELTLVEMADGIKLVKRNLKLERQMQMARETLREQADVLQELAKR, encoded by the coding sequence ATGGAAACAGTTGTTGTGCGGAAACAGGGAAATTCTATCGGAATTACTCTTCCTGCTGAAACACGTATTCGGCTGGGTCTGGAAGTAGGGCAGGAACTCACACTCGTTGAGATGGCCGATGGTATTAAGCTGGTGAAGCGTAATTTGAAGTTGGAACGTCAGATGCAAATGGCGCGTGAGACGCTTCGAGAGCAGGCCGATGTGCTTCAGGAGCTGGCTAAGCGGTAA
- a CDS encoding type II toxin-antitoxin system death-on-curing family toxin yields MAEKPEFLEPDVVLFMHDQALREYGGTQGVKSEDLLHSALARPENRWHYAESEAPDMATLSAAYAYGIARNHPFNDANKRTAWSCCLLFLRLNGVCIQVHAPEAVEVMVALASGGMEEEAFAVWLRQHFVCY; encoded by the coding sequence ATGGCGGAGAAACCAGAGTTTCTTGAACCTGATGTGGTGTTGTTCATGCATGACCAGGCTCTTAGGGAATATGGCGGAACACAAGGCGTCAAAAGTGAAGACTTATTGCATAGCGCGTTAGCGCGGCCAGAAAATCGTTGGCATTATGCGGAGAGTGAAGCGCCAGATATGGCTACGCTGTCGGCTGCCTATGCTTATGGCATAGCCCGTAACCACCCTTTTAATGATGCTAACAAACGGACGGCCTGGAGTTGCTGTTTACTGTTTTTGAGACTGAATGGGGTGTGTATTCAGGTCCATGCACCAGAGGCGGTAGAGGTTATGGTGGCTCTTGCTTCAGGTGGTATGGAAGAGGAGGCATTTGCTGTCTGGCTACGACAGCATTTCGTTTGTTATTAA